In a single window of the Acipenser ruthenus chromosome 42, fAciRut3.2 maternal haplotype, whole genome shotgun sequence genome:
- the LOC131709258 gene encoding insulin-like growth factor-binding protein 6 isoform X2: MRVAVAWRGAQSMSVVSQPLVVLLLPLLLPLCWARAARPAQDCPSCQGPGAVPGKKAVEGTRTMGESCGVYSSGCAPGLRCVPRLGEGSPLQALLHGRGVCTRVSSPGKVDYATQTQPGGILPHNNHTLLNSSAEEGTIEKAPCGQHLEAVMQAHKLTVIRHVKDMYIPNCDPRGFYRKKQCRSSKGMRRGVCWCVNEFGHPLPGQSRGEASLKCDGE, from the exons ATGAGGGTAGCAGTAGCGTGGCGTGGAG cacaaAGCATGTCTGTAGTGAGCCAGCCTCTCGTTGTGCTGCTGCTTCCCCTTCTACTCCCCCTGTGCTGGGCCAGGGCTGCCAGACCAGCTCAGGACTGCCCCTCCTGCCAGGGCCCTGGGGCAGTGCCAGGGAAGAAGGCTGTGGAAGGAACCAGGACGATGGGGGAATCCTGCGGAGTCTACTCCTCTGGCTGTGCCCCTGGGCTGCGCTGTGTGCCCCGTCTTGGGGAGGGGAGCCCCCTGCAAGCCCTGCTACATGGGAGAGGTGTCTGCACCAGGGTGTCTTCACCAGGGAAAGTTGACTATGCCACCCAAACACAGCCAG GTGGAATCCTGCCCCATAATAACCACACGCTGCTGAACTCCAGCGCAGAGGAAGGGACTATCGAAAAG GCTCCCTGCGGGCAGCACTTGGAGGCTGTCATGCAGGCGCACAAACTGACCGTAATCCGTCATGTAAAAGACATGTACATACCCAACTGCGACCCAAGAGGATTCTACAGAAAAAAACAG TGCAGATCATCAAAAGGCATGCGGAGGGGGGTGTGCTGGTGCGTCAATGAATTTGGACACCCCCTCCCAGGACAGAGCAGAGGAGAGGCTTCCCTGAAGTGTGATGGAGagtga
- the LOC131709258 gene encoding insulin-like growth factor-binding protein 6 isoform X1, which translates to MGVLLPSLPSVLSSCFPNTVKAWQCVAQSMSVVSQPLVVLLLPLLLPLCWARAARPAQDCPSCQGPGAVPGKKAVEGTRTMGESCGVYSSGCAPGLRCVPRLGEGSPLQALLHGRGVCTRVSSPGKVDYATQTQPGGILPHNNHTLLNSSAEEGTIEKAPCGQHLEAVMQAHKLTVIRHVKDMYIPNCDPRGFYRKKQCRSSKGMRRGVCWCVNEFGHPLPGQSRGEASLKCDGE; encoded by the exons atgggagtcttgctgCCATCCCTGCCGTCTGTGTTGAGTTCTTGTTTCccaaacacagtgaaagcatggcaatgcGTAG cacaaAGCATGTCTGTAGTGAGCCAGCCTCTCGTTGTGCTGCTGCTTCCCCTTCTACTCCCCCTGTGCTGGGCCAGGGCTGCCAGACCAGCTCAGGACTGCCCCTCCTGCCAGGGCCCTGGGGCAGTGCCAGGGAAGAAGGCTGTGGAAGGAACCAGGACGATGGGGGAATCCTGCGGAGTCTACTCCTCTGGCTGTGCCCCTGGGCTGCGCTGTGTGCCCCGTCTTGGGGAGGGGAGCCCCCTGCAAGCCCTGCTACATGGGAGAGGTGTCTGCACCAGGGTGTCTTCACCAGGGAAAGTTGACTATGCCACCCAAACACAGCCAG GTGGAATCCTGCCCCATAATAACCACACGCTGCTGAACTCCAGCGCAGAGGAAGGGACTATCGAAAAG GCTCCCTGCGGGCAGCACTTGGAGGCTGTCATGCAGGCGCACAAACTGACCGTAATCCGTCATGTAAAAGACATGTACATACCCAACTGCGACCCAAGAGGATTCTACAGAAAAAAACAG TGCAGATCATCAAAAGGCATGCGGAGGGGGGTGTGCTGGTGCGTCAATGAATTTGGACACCCCCTCCCAGGACAGAGCAGAGGAGAGGCTTCCCTGAAGTGTGATGGAGagtga
- the LOC117401130 gene encoding sterol O-acyltransferase 2 isoform X1: MAAEETSSTLRQRNAKAPMSQAEEDASPASNEEHIDSAGGLIQWRRHMEDVKAELLEQIQGQLSDLLEKVISESVQSYSQHSKPPANSNETEATSRKQRLSSEQGKVFLERRSLLDELFEINHIRTIYHIFIAMLCVFIISTVAVDFIDQGRLVLEFDLLFYAFGRFSTVVFAWLCMCSYTLVVPYKALCLWGGHYHSVRFRGGFTFVVGSLVLACQACVLGVYPIYVVVHYKLPPASSFIVILEQIRFMMKSYSFIRENVPKIMKAKLNQGEAAKLPEFSSYLYFLFCPTLIYRDAYPRNPRIRWKYVALNFAQILGCLFYGYFILVRLCIPVFTNMSKEPFSTKTMVLTLFHATLPGTFVLLLCFFAFLHCWLNAFAEMLRFADRMFYKDWWNSTSFANYYRTWNVVVHDWLYSYAYKDFLWLCGGRFRGAAMLLVFIASAVVHEYVLTLCLGYFYPVMFCLFAICGGVFNFALNDKRKGAVWNVLMWTCLFIGQGIQMCLYCQEWYAQIHCPAKEKGFWEFITPRSWSCRL; this comes from the exons atgGCAGCCGAGGAGACATCCAGTACACTGAGGCAGAGGAATGCTAAAGCCCCCATGAGCCAGGCTGAAGAGGATGCTTCACCAGCCA gtAACGAGGAGCACATAGACAGTGCAGGGGGGCTGATACAATGGAGGAGACACATGGAG GATGTCAAGGCGGAGCTGTTGGAGCAGATTCAAGGGCAGCTCAGCGACCTGCTTGAGAAAGTGATCAGCGAGTCGGTGCAGTCTTACTCCCAGCACAGCAAACCACCTGCCAACTCCAATGAAACCGAGGCCACGTCAAG GAAGCAGCGGCTTTCTTCAGAGCAAGGGAAAGTGTTTCTGGAGAGACGGTCACTTCTTGA TGAGCTGTTTGAAATCAATCACATCCGCACCATCTATCACATCTTCATCGccatgctgtgtgtgtttatcatcAGCACCGTCGCAGTGGACTTCATAGACCAAGGCAG GCTGGTGCTGGAGTTCGATCTCCTGTTCTACGCTTTCGGACGCTTCTCTACAGTGGTGTTTGCCTGGCTCTGCATGTGCTCCTACACTCTGGTGGTCCCCTACAAAGCGCTGTGCCTGTGGGGGGGTCACTACCACTCGGTCCGGTTCCGGGGGGGGTTCACCTTCGTGGTGGGGTCCCTGGTGCTGGCCTGCCAAGCCTGCGTCCTGGGGGTCTACCCCATCTACGTAGTGGTTCACTACAAACTGCCCCCAGCCTCCAGCTTTATCGTCATTCTGGAACAG ATTCGATTCATGATGAAAAGCTACTCCTTCATCCGTGAAAACGTACCGAAAATCATGAAGGCAAAACTGAACCAGG GAGAAGCTGCCAAATTGCCTGAGTTCTCCAGCtacctgtattttttgttttgtccgACTCTAATTTACAGGGATGCTTATCCCAG AAATCCACGCATCCGGTGGAAATATGTAGCTCTGAACTTTGCCCAG ATCCTGGGCTGCTTGTTTTACGGATACTTCATCCTGGTGAGGCTGTGCATCCCGGTCTTCACTAACATGAGCAAGGAGCCTTTCAGCACCAAGACCATGGTCCTCACGCTCTTCCACGCCACGCTGCCAG GGACCTTCGTGCTACTCCTCTGCTTCTTCGCCTTCCTGCACTGCTGGCTCAACGCATTCGCAGAGATGCTGCGCTTTGCAGATCGCATGTTTTACAAG GACTGGTGGAATTCAACGTCATTCGCCAATTATTACAGGACCTGGAACGTGGTGGTTCATGATTGGCTCTACAGCTATGCTTACAAAGACTTCCTGTGG CTGTGCGGGGGCAGGTTCCGGGGCGCTGCCATGCTGCTGGTGTTCATCGCCTCCGCTGTGGTACACGAGTACGTCCTCACGCTGTGTCTGGGGTATTTCTACCCCGTCATGTTCTGTCTCTTcgccatctgcggag GTGTCTTCAACTTCGCTCTCAATGACAAGAGAAAGGGAGCGGTGTGGAATGTGCTCATGTGGACCTGTCTGTTCATTGGTCAGGGGATCCAGATGTGCCTGTACTGCCAGGAATGGTACGCCCAGATCCACTGCCCAGCCAAAGAG AAGGGCTTCTGGGAATTCATCACCCCTCGTTCGTGGTCTTGCAGACTGTAA
- the LOC117401130 gene encoding sterol O-acyltransferase 2 isoform X2: MAAEETSSTLRQRNAKAPMSQAEEDASPASNEEHIDSAGGLIQWRRHMEDVKAELLEQIQGQLSDLLEKVISESVQSYSQHSKPPANSNETEATSRKQRLSSEQGKVFLERRSLLDELFEINHIRTIYHIFIAMLCVFIISTVAVDFIDQGRLVLEFDLLFYAFGRFSTVVFAWLCMCSYTLVVPYKALCLWGGHYHSVRFRGGFTFVVGSLVLACQACVLGVYPIYVVVHYKLPPASSFIVILEQIRFMMKSYSFIRENVPKIMKAKLNQGEAAKLPEFSSYLYFLFCPTLIYRDAYPRNPRIRWKYVALNFAQILGCLFYGYFILVRLCIPVFTNMSKEPFSTKTMVLTLFHATLPGTFVLLLCFFAFLHCWLNAFAEMLRFADRMFYKDWWNSTSFANYYRTWNVVVHDWLYSYAYKDFLWVSSTSLSMTRERERCGMCSCGPVCSLVRGSRCACTARNGTPRSTAQPKRRASGNSSPLVRGLADCKQGWSRLVCF, encoded by the exons atgGCAGCCGAGGAGACATCCAGTACACTGAGGCAGAGGAATGCTAAAGCCCCCATGAGCCAGGCTGAAGAGGATGCTTCACCAGCCA gtAACGAGGAGCACATAGACAGTGCAGGGGGGCTGATACAATGGAGGAGACACATGGAG GATGTCAAGGCGGAGCTGTTGGAGCAGATTCAAGGGCAGCTCAGCGACCTGCTTGAGAAAGTGATCAGCGAGTCGGTGCAGTCTTACTCCCAGCACAGCAAACCACCTGCCAACTCCAATGAAACCGAGGCCACGTCAAG GAAGCAGCGGCTTTCTTCAGAGCAAGGGAAAGTGTTTCTGGAGAGACGGTCACTTCTTGA TGAGCTGTTTGAAATCAATCACATCCGCACCATCTATCACATCTTCATCGccatgctgtgtgtgtttatcatcAGCACCGTCGCAGTGGACTTCATAGACCAAGGCAG GCTGGTGCTGGAGTTCGATCTCCTGTTCTACGCTTTCGGACGCTTCTCTACAGTGGTGTTTGCCTGGCTCTGCATGTGCTCCTACACTCTGGTGGTCCCCTACAAAGCGCTGTGCCTGTGGGGGGGTCACTACCACTCGGTCCGGTTCCGGGGGGGGTTCACCTTCGTGGTGGGGTCCCTGGTGCTGGCCTGCCAAGCCTGCGTCCTGGGGGTCTACCCCATCTACGTAGTGGTTCACTACAAACTGCCCCCAGCCTCCAGCTTTATCGTCATTCTGGAACAG ATTCGATTCATGATGAAAAGCTACTCCTTCATCCGTGAAAACGTACCGAAAATCATGAAGGCAAAACTGAACCAGG GAGAAGCTGCCAAATTGCCTGAGTTCTCCAGCtacctgtattttttgttttgtccgACTCTAATTTACAGGGATGCTTATCCCAG AAATCCACGCATCCGGTGGAAATATGTAGCTCTGAACTTTGCCCAG ATCCTGGGCTGCTTGTTTTACGGATACTTCATCCTGGTGAGGCTGTGCATCCCGGTCTTCACTAACATGAGCAAGGAGCCTTTCAGCACCAAGACCATGGTCCTCACGCTCTTCCACGCCACGCTGCCAG GGACCTTCGTGCTACTCCTCTGCTTCTTCGCCTTCCTGCACTGCTGGCTCAACGCATTCGCAGAGATGCTGCGCTTTGCAGATCGCATGTTTTACAAG GACTGGTGGAATTCAACGTCATTCGCCAATTATTACAGGACCTGGAACGTGGTGGTTCATGATTGGCTCTACAGCTATGCTTACAAAGACTTCCTGTGG GTGTCTTCAACTTCGCTCTCAATGACAAGAGAAAGGGAGCGGTGTGGAATGTGCTCATGTGGACCTGTCTGTTCATTGGTCAGGGGATCCAGATGTGCCTGTACTGCCAGGAATGGTACGCCCAGATCCACTGCCCAGCCAAAGAG AAGGGCTTCTGGGAATTCATCACCCCTCGTTCGTGGTCTTGCAGACTGTAAGCAGGGATGGAGCAGACTTGTGTGCTTTTAA
- the LOC117400937 gene encoding protein FAM186A-like codes for MLIEKEEDEDFGNVDPESGRIEIPHSVQLVFQTIQFTQLQRAQKDVSESLSAILKNVNMALHHMRVGRELEVETGLRIAPGSELEERKRRASLTQSIGHFMMSSYDREVDFIHLLRWMQETRNMLLEEEEREDQELEEVTEDWVTLMEMKIGKSLDAFQECIVKISRLCALLFDADPRRKTQDLDLPKGGVWRWWREAKLDAKMIVKIQELQPPSMEKLLKDESLGNKTSVELTNMVNDMKNILSCTKAQSIAFSHILKGIQNINAAFQQQTKDFREGKTSLGMLQVNDSQACSESLLEEVRRLREQKVMLEMQLVGLETRCSDALLENNKLQETVELMRREADATSKPKLEIQTAPAVKKKRILQPEVREPDRWELRPVEVPGIEVEDLGPSVTQPEVSPKKKLGKGGDVVAEVERLSRELLEDFQTNVIDLIQDSTEQDPVGKMWSTEAVNIYRSVEDTVRETLSKLLAKLHDAFANQIIQAPVPALELQHISKFGRNMSRRAPEILQEVSNLFPVLDQNLDDVSAKFAVLDSLDPTTIQATSELRSVQSMGKEQICKMKAAREGMIAMSNQERSKRPEVRKTREKTVKRYEAISEEQGEDEDRQAFQGEQRQEERLSGRGREELKPKPKRAVKKKPKKLNEDILRYQTDMEVQQEHILRTKMARLPYGINVKLQRTNLEVLSQALLRGDISLQMHALGTDLITQLQNADETRLLYLFKKYIAFCCIRRVRCNLRSRLDSARKVEDGKTARDMYKFIETVDDYQQTILQRWREKQDSVERRRKTCMAKMLYLFGQVRRDCSLHLFHPFPLVQQSPGGIQKQFVVCVQPQKRLTWCSSPGVQTHCIVPPASPRSTQGAPGPVFGVRETIHGLLQPSWRADIAAQSIRIAEKSPLNGAAKLLLPRIPKLFEMEVNTTRSKAMQLLQRRWGAGALAIYTGANAIAITSC; via the exons ATGCTGATTGAAAAGGAAGAGGATGAAGATTTCGGGAATGTTGACCCGGAAAGCGGTCGGATTGAGATCCCACACTCCGTGCAGCTGGTCTTCCAGACAATTCAGTTCACCCAGCTACAGCGCGCCCAGAAG GACGTATCTGAGAGTCTGAGCGCGATCTTAAAGAACGTGAACATGGCGCTGCACCACATGCGGGTCGGGAGAGAGTTGGAGGTGGAGACGGGGCTCAGAATCGCCCCAGGGTCTGAGctggaggagaggaagaggagagccTCGCTGACCCAGAGCATCGGTCACTTCATGATGTCCAGCTACGACAGGGAGGTGGACTTCATCCATCTGCTGAGATGGATGCAGGAGACCA GAAATATGCTgctggaagaggaggagagggaggatcAGGAGTTGGAGGAGGTGACGGAGGACTGGGTGACGCTGATGGAGATGAAGATTGGGAAGTCTCTTGACGCTTTTCAGGAGTGCATTGTGAAGATCAGCCGTCTCTGCGCCTTGCTCTTCGACGCAGACCCCCGGCGCAAGACCCAGGACCTCG ACTTGCCGAAGGGCGGTGTATGGAGATGGTGGCGTGAGGCGAAACTCGATGCCAAAATGATTGTGAAGATCCAAGAGCTGCAGCCTCCCAGCATGGAGAAGTTACTGAAGGACGAGAGCTTGGGCAACAAGACCTCTGTGGAGCTCACCAACATGGTCAACGACATGAAGAACATCCTCTCCTGCACCAAGGCTCAGTCCATAGCCTTCAGCCACATACTGAAGGGGATCCAGAACATTAACGCTGCCTTCCAGCAGCAAACCAAAGATTTCCGCGAGGGCAAAACCTCCCTGGGCATGCTGCAGGTCAACGACTCCCAGGCCTGCTCGGAGAGCCTGCTGGAGGAGGTCAGGAGACTCCGGGAACAGAAGGTGATGCTGGAGATGCAGCTGGTGGGGCTGGAGACCAGGTGCTCAGACGCCCTCCTCGAGAACAACAAGCTACAAGAGACGGTGGAACTGATGAGAAGAGAGGCAGACGCGACAAGCAAACCCAAACTGGAGATCCAAACCGCACCAGCGGTGAAGAAAAAGCGAATCCTTCAGCCTGAGGTGAGAGAACCAGATCGTTGGGAGTTGCGTCCTGTGGAAGTGCCTGGTATTGAGGTGGAGGACTTGGGGCCAAGTGTAACCCAGCCGGAAGTATCCCCGAAAAAGAAGTTGGGGAAAGGAGGGGACGTTGTGGCCGAGGTGGAGAGGCTGTCCAGGGAACTCCTGGAAGACTTCCAGACCAACGTCATTGACCTAATCCAGGATTCGACTGAGCAAGACCCTGTGGGCAAAATGTGGTCGACTGAAGCAGTGAACATCTACCGCTCGGTGGAGGACACAGTTCGAGAGACGTTGTCCAAGCTCCTCGCCAAACTCCATGACGCCTTCGCTAACCAGATCATCCAAGCACCCGTGCCCGCGCTGGAGTTGCAGCACATTTCCAAATTCGGCAGAAACATGTCCAGGAGGGCTCCCGAGATACTCCAGGAAGTCTCCAACCTCTTTCCCGTTCTGGACCAGAACCTGGATGATGTGAGCGCGAAGTTTGCAGTCTTGGACAGCTTGGACCCCACCACGATTCAGGCCACCTCCGAGCTGAGGAGTGTCCAGAGCATGGGGAAGGAGCAGATCTGCAAGATGAAGGCGGCTCGGGAGGGGATGATTGCCATGTCCAACCAGGAGCGCTCGAAGAGACCGGAAGTCAGAAAAACCAGGGAAAAGACCGTCAAGAGGTATGAGGCGATCAGCGAGGAGCAGGGAGAGGATGAAGACAGACAGGCCTTCCAGGGGGAGCAAAGACAAGAGGAGAGGCTGAGTGGAAGAGGCAGGGAGGAGCTCAAACCAAAACCCAAACGGGCGGTCAAGAAGAAACCCAAGAAGCTCAACGAGGACATTCTCCGCTACCAGACCGACATGGAGGTGCAACAGGAGCACATCCTGAGAACCAAGATGGCGAGGCTTCCCTATGGGATTAACGTGAAGCTGCAGAGAACCAACCTGGAGGTGTTGAGCCAGGCCCTGCTCAGAGGGGACATCTCTCTACAGATGCACGCTTTGGGCACAGACCTGATAACCCAACTGCAAAATGCAGATGAGACGAGACTGTTGTACCTGTTCAAGAAGTACATCGCTTTCTGCTGTATACGCCGAGTGAG GTGCAACCTGCGCTCGAGGCTGGACTCTGCAAGAAAGGTGGAGGATGGCAAGACGGCGAGGGACATGTACAAGTTCATCGAGACGGTGGACGATTACCAGCAAACCATTCTGCAGAGGTGGAGAGAGAAGCAAGACTCTGTGGAGCGTAGACGCAAGACCTGCATGGCcaaaatgctgtatctgttcGGCCAG GTGAGACGGGACTGCAGCCTGCACCTCTTCCACCCCTTCCCCCTGGTGCAGCAGAGCCCTGGTGGGATCCAGAAGCAGTTTGTGGTCTGTGTCCAGCCTCAGAAGCGCCTGACGTGGTGCAGCAGCCCGGGGGTGCAGACGCACTGCATCGTCCCTCCCGCCTCTCCCCGGAGCACGCAGGGAGCGCCAGGGCCAGTCTTCGGGGTCAG GGAGACAATCCACGGGCTGCTGCAGCCTTCCTGGAGAGCAGATATTGCAGCGCAGAGCATCAGGATCGCCGAGAAGAGTCCGCTGAACGGGGCGGCCAAACTCCTTCTGCCTCGCATCCCCAAGCTCTTCGAAATGGAGGTCAACACCACCCGGAGCAAAGCGATGCAGCTACTGCAGAGGAGGTGGGGCGCTGGGGCGCTGGCTATATACACCGGGGCGAATGCCATCGCAATAACTTCGTGTTGA
- the LOC117966939 gene encoding immunoglobulin superfamily member 8-like, with product MAASREAMLSCVLLLLWAAAVCVCREVFLPPGPLYRVAGFPLSLPCSVSGYEGSRTQDFEWFLYRMGSGGHPIGVISTRDRGFPYAPFLERVKEGEVRVERDSGDAVRLVIQRLRAEDQGTWECYTPSTDSRYLGNYSAKVPVRVIPDSLKVNHTPTPQAPPSRSLGSQSLPEGVGLELTCAASVKSEQHTHLSVTFVVQGGGGARGVAREGGSGHDVRDIISIGRDLGVYPGRGGVYERRYAEGGVSVEKRRGQSEEEGDFYSLRIESLQPSDSGTYFCKVSQWIHDPEGSWERIAQRTVGLGNVVVQPITDSLSVSVSPQGEVSLPAGSPLSLSCEVGGLSPASRPSVLVQWLRGLSGGAELAVARLGPDGVVTWGDGDVVRRGGASLEKEAEGRYTLRFYSAHPADSGVYRCAVSVYTGQAPPTGTPAASQRSRGVNVSLRTKAVTVTAQAGLAPGPPLNRGHTFSLLCNISIAMTGPAQAEVKWLVMPVREGEEEPGEGRLLAVLRHDGTSRLYSNGSDVSVDRPAPSSYRLRIHRAGQEDQGLYRCKVEVWGMDQHGGWFNTGAHSHSNTVRVYMYSLASDLLFIPIIVGVATAVFVGVVIVASVTCCFMNRLARKGSRK from the exons ATGGCTGCGTCGAGGGAGGCAATGCTGagctgtgtgttattattattgtggg ctgcagcAGTCTGTGTGTGTCGCGAGGTCTTCCTTCCCCCGGGACCCCTGTATCGGGTAGCAGGGTTCCCCctctccctgccctgctctgtcTCGGGGTATGAGGGCTCGCGCACGCAGGATTTTGAGTGGTTCCTGTACCGGATGGGCTCGGGGGGGCACCCCATAGGAGTGATCTCCACGCGGGACAGAGGCTTCCCCTACGCCCCCTTCCTGGAGCGGGTGAAGGAGGGGGAGGTGAGGGTAGAGAGGGACAGCGGGGATGCAGTCCGGCTGGTCATCCAGAGGCTGAGAGCCGAGGATCAGGGGACCTGGGAGTGCTACACCCCCAGCACTGACTCCCGATACCTGGGCAACTACAGCGCCAAAGTCCCTGTCAGAG TGATTCCGGACTCCCTCAAAGTTAACCACACCCCCACACCTCAGGCCCCTCCCTCTCGCTCCCTGGGTAGCCAATCCCTACCAGAAGGGGTAGGGCTGGAGCTGACATGCGCCGCCTCTGTCAAATCAGAGCAGCACACCCACCTGTCGGTCACCTTCGTCGTGCAGGGAGGAGGCGGGGCAAGGGGTGTGGCCAGAGAAGGGGGGAGTGGTCACGATGTGAGGGATATCATTTCTATTGGCCGGGATCTGGGTGTGTACCCAGGGAGGGGTGGGGTTTATGAGAGGCGGTATGCGGAGGGAGGAGTTTCAGTGGAGAAGAGGAGGGGGCAGAGCGAGGAGGAGGGGGACTTCTACAGTCTCAGGATAGAGTCTCTTCAGCCCTCGGACTCAGGAACCTATTTCTGCAAGGTATCCCAGTGGATTCATGACCCTGAGGGAAGCTGGGAGAGGATTGCTCAGAGGACTGTGGGGCTGGGCAACGTCGTGGTGCAGCCGATAA CCGACTCcctgtcagtgtcagtctctCCTCAGGGGGAGGTCTCTCTGCCTGCTGGCTCTCCTCTGAGCCTATCCTGCGAGGTGGGCGGACTCAGCCCTGCCTCCCGCCCCTCAGTGCTGGTCCAGTGGCTGCGGGGACTGAGTGGGGGGGCGGAGCTAGCTGTGGCTAGGCTGGGCCCGGACGGGGTGGTGACATGGGGCGATGGTGATGTCGTCCGGAGGGGCGGGGCCTCgttggagaaggaggcagagggGCGGTACACTCTGAGATTTTACTCCGCCCATCCAGCGGATTCTGGCGTATACCGGTGTGCGGTCAGCGTCTACACTGGTCAAGCTCCGCCCACTGGGACCCCCGCCGCCAGCCAGAGGTCAAGGGGGGTCAACGTCAGCCTCAGGACCAAAG CTGTGACAGTCACTGCACAAGCGGGACTAGCTCCGGGCCCGCCCCTGAACCGTGGCCACACCTTCTCATTGTTATGCAACATCTCCATAGCGATGACAGGCCCCGCCCAGGCGGAGGTCAAGTGGCTGGTGATGCctgtgagggagggggaggaggagccAGGCGAGGGCAGGCTGCTGGCTGTGCTGCGTCACGACGGAACCTCCCGTCTCTACAGCAACGGCAGTGATGTCAGCGTGGACCGGCCCGCCCCCAGCTCCTATAGGCTGAGGATTCACAGGGCGGGGCAGGAGGACCAAGGACTGTACCGATGCAAGGTGGAGGTCTGGGGGATGGACCAGCATGGGGGCTGGTTCAACACAGGGGCACACAGCCACTCCAATACTGTCCGAGTCTACATGTACTCACTGG CTTCGGATCTCCTGTTCATCCCCATAATTGTGGGCGTGGCCACCGCTGTCTTTGTGGGCGTGGTCATCGTTGCCTCGGTAACCTGCTGCTTCATGAACCGATTGGCTAGGAAGGGCTCCCGGAAATAG